One part of the Magallana gigas chromosome 5, xbMagGiga1.1, whole genome shotgun sequence genome encodes these proteins:
- the LOC105344955 gene encoding repetitive organellar protein isoform X9 has protein sequence MGTPESSLSRPEIVNDEDDKAEIEDVKPEDVEDGNPNALVNNEDEGAMDTCDEVSEIETDLESPRKIKENDNMKVEKESESQGDSKKKRNEKDDAENKVIEHDNKPQDKQSDDNYSDDFEGSSESTVISLKDQDEKQKTQDHKNSVPNASRCGEYYDEAYACNGDKLSQHDENACVSVNENAQPNPETISMKSFDEEKKFYVEEDSENEELRQGPLKTTYEDMNIIGPLATLLMKVRRKKREMQSRISVDSESDQDGQKETTSEGFGSSSSLEKESGRLGSQTSLSSLPFENQPNGKKKLQPIVLEKKKRKKKVSSASYLTDSGRISSETNGRARRLSDASIRSFDSHRSVEQALEASQEVVKAVLESQKQMAISIQQVTESSKLVVNSSKEVLESSKQVNESSKQVNESSKQVNESSKQVVEASQQAIDTAMKAINTFKQTEKEFACIVNDNEPTEKVEEAVNVNSTSNQNDDHLIGKEGVVISETEHEANMNTNEEEKVALTFDLRKETDTVEETKYDHSQELEKQPSKRNTKIKQFYLEDFDNLSVEDKFHSISDKDFDMVVSLLDKISDPDTPHKPFKSDVSELHKTNLFDFQDVDILPNRDEINVCDEIHEIFDIPKNSQDQLDGEVQTSVEEMHIPVEYQYTDYSTYFDEQDKRKQGQEHETVKELSLTDAAQCSKENENAYNSSSPFMRQKSENANLFHEESMLTKQRRSQSMPIVVKKKEIEVVKPKTFVYIAKDETLYTETVDVKVREMITDDFSSSTKCSTPRNTLVKEKGETIKFSDDSESSILVHKSSEEDVPLSCASDDQQQDRISLDTSAEADLIVDDLLKTLNSISDPKKEMDCENAQKDEESLLDISIEAGIIVEHVLQKVKLSMGQPCVKESESIDKTSTSNDKKEDTVSIDTTKEAELIVEDVLQRVKSEEMKLFDKHTDGKIRNQEKPITPRTDPDGQVTHCLAEESTVKEHVIYTHGPPETNVKSSPEEEKVYSAESLPKQKEEFSKPRPLKRQEALHNLFEAVDRETTLEIQQNSLTEQNEDDFSLCTSEEASLIVKRVIEGMSNEESRKNDEQINDRSNAVTDSANFDSENTASLHTDHLVLRETKIEEISTSFTRGINEEKSLHLTADENNFIPQVELQDIHDDSEISNLEPIPIEKEEVRSIACPVVDVVDVSEPLNKSQEMPRLVKAKSGALIVQYAETDQMTIKKTIYKTNEGKEKVPDRSKENTGHNSPRIAVKEASVISSGIDKSNSTSKNKVDEIEIKDTDQGHKEVTALNTLNEQDKMNGNKEEHVKKAQTDTDKIQTDQEAKNQKLCERKDSNASVSSSSESSETDIKFYMNGEEVKYPKDFQNDKSTDGTPNFLEIDGQMIDLDNLENLDKETYKKVMAVAYNIDVMSTISEEHSTSQSTAHLSNK, from the coding sequence ATGGGAACACCAGAGTCCTCATTAAGTAGGCCAGAGATAGTAAATGATGAAGATGATAAAGCTGAAATTGAGGATGTAAAACCAGAAGATGTAGAAGATGGGAACCCAAATGCTCTAGTAAATAATGAAGATGAAGGTGCTATGGATACTTGTGATGAAGTTTCTGAAATAGAGACTGACTTGGAATCTCCtcggaaaattaaagaaaatgataacATGAAAGTTGAGAAAGAAAGTGAAAGCCAAGGGGAttccaaaaagaaaagaaatgaaaaggATGATGCTGAAAATAAAGTAATAGAGCATGACAACAAACCGCAGGACAAACAATCAGATGATAATTACTCTGATGACTTTGAAGGTTCTAGTGAAAGCACAGTTATTTCCCTTAAAGATCAAGATGAAAAGCAAAAAACACAAGACCACAAAAATTCAGTTCCAAACGCATCCAGATGTGGTGAGTATTACGATGAAGCTTATGCATGTAATGGAGACAAGCTTTCACAGCATGATGAAAATGCATGTGTGTCTGTAAATGAGAATGCACAACCAAATCCCGAAACAATAAGCATGAAGTCATTTGATGAGgaaaagaaattttatgtaGAAGAGGATAGCGAAAATGAAGAACTGAGACAGGGTCCCTTAAAAACAACGTATGAAGACATGAACATAATTGGACCTCTTGCAACACTTCTGATGAAAGtaagaagaaagaaaagagaaatGCAGTCGAGAATCTCTGTTGATTCAGAAAGCGATCAAGACGGACAAAAAGAAACAACTTCTGAAGGATTTGGTTCATCCAGCTCCCTTGAAAAGGAATCAGGAAGACTTGGTTCCCAAACGTCATTGTCTTCTTTACCATTTGAAAATCAGCCTAATGGGAAAAAGAAACTACAACCTAttgttttagaaaagaaaaagagaaagaagaAGGTTTCAAGTGCAAGCTATTTAACTGATAGCGGTAGAATATCATCAGAGACTAATGGGAGAGCAAGAAGATTATCTGATGCTAGTATTAGAAGCTTTGATAGCCATAGAAGCGTTGAACAGGCTTTAGAAGCATCACAAGAAGTCGTGAAAGCTGTCTTGGAGTCGCAAAAACAAATGGCTATCTCAATCCAACAAGTCACTGAGTCATCAAAACTAGTAGTTAACTCTTCAAAAGAAGTATTAGAATCAAGTAAACAAGTCAATGAATCTTCAAAGCAAGTGAATGAGTCTTCCAAACAAGTGAACGAATCATCCAAACAGGTTGTGGAAGCCTCGCAACAAGCAATAGATACAGCAATGAAAGCTATTAATACCTTTAAGCAAACAGAGAAAGAGTTTGCCTGCATTGTTAACGATAACGAACCTACAGAAAAAGTTGAAGAAGCTGTAAATGTTAATTCAACATCAAATCAGAACGATGACCATCTAATTGGTAAAGAAGGTGTCGTAATTTCTGAAACAGAACATGAGGCAAACATGAATACAAATGAGGAGGAAAAAGTTGCTTTAACCTTTGATTTAAGAAAGGAAACGGATACAGTGGAAGAAACCAAATATGACCATAGTCAGGAACTAGAAAAGCAACCGTCTAAACGAAATACGAAAATTAAGCAATTTTACCTAGAAGATTTTGACAACCTTTCTGTAGAGGATAAATTCCACAGCATAAGTGATAAAGATTTCGATATGGTTGTCAGTTTATTAGATAAGATATCTGATCCAGACACTCCTCACAAACCATTTAAAAGTGATGTGTCAGAATTGCACAAGACCAATTTATTTGACTTTCAGGATGTAGATATCTTACCAAACAGAGACGAAATAAATGTTTGCGatgaaatacatgaaatatttgatattccTAAAAACAGCCAAGATCAATTAGACGGCGAAGTACAAACGTCTGTAGAAGAAATGCATATACCTGTCGAGTATCAGTACACAGATTATAGCACCTATTTTGATGAACAGGACAAAAGAAAACAGGGTCAGGAACATGAAACAGTGAAGGAACTTTCACTCACCGATGCTGCACAGTGTTCAAAGGAAAATGAGAACGCATACAATTCATCGTCACCATTCATGAGACAAAAATCCGAGAATGCAAATCTATTTCATGAAGAAAGCATGCTAACAAAACAAAGGCGATCTCAATCAATGCCGATTgttgtaaagaaaaaagaaattgaagttGTCAAACCCAAAACCTTTGTTTATATAGCAAAAGATGAAACATTGTACACTGAGACTGTTGATGTTAAGGTAAGGGAAATGATCACAGATGATTTTTCCTCCTCTACGAAATGTTCAACCCCACGAAACACATTAGTGAAAGAAAAAGGTGAAACCATCAAATTTAGTGATGATTCGGAGTCTTCGATCCTTGTTCACAAGAGTTCTGAAGAAGACGTCCCCTTGAGTTGCGCATCAGATGACCAGCAACAAGATAGAATATCTTTAGACACGAGTGCAGAAGCAGATCTTATTGTTGACGATTTGCTGAAAACCCTTAACTCAATAAGTGACCCCAAAAAAGAAATGGATTGCGAAAATGCACAAAAAGACGAAGAAAGTTTATTAGATATAAGCATAGAAGCAGGAATAATTGTTGAGCATGTATTGCAAAAAGTTAAGTTATCAATGGGACAACCTTGTGTTAAGGAAAGCGAGTCAATAGATAAGACTTCAACATCGAACGACAAAAAAGAAGATACCGTGTCCATAGATACAACAAAGGAAGCTGAATTAATAGTTGAAGATGTGTTGCAAAGAGTTAAATCAGAAGAGATGAAGTTATTTGATAAACATACGGATGGGAAGATCAGGAATCAAGAGAAGCCCATTACACCTCGCACTGACCCCGATGGACAAGTCACACACTGTTTAGCTGAGGAGTCTACTGTGAAAGAGCATGTTATATATACACATGGTCCGCCAGAAACAAACGTAAAAAGTTCTCCTGAAGAAGAAAAGGTCTATTCTGCAGAGAGCTTACCTAAACAAAAAGAAGAATTCAGCAAACCAAGACCGTTAAAGCGCCAGGAAGCTTTGCATAATTTGTTTGAGGCTGTTGATAGAGAAACAACTTTAGAAATACAACAGAATTCACTAACTGAGCAAAATGAGGACGATTTCTCTTTGTGTACGAGTGAGGAAGCATCATTAATTGTTAAGAGAGTGATCGAAGGCATGTCAAATGAGGAAAGTAGGAAAAACGATGAACAGATCAATGATAGATCAAATGCTGTGACCGACAGTGCCAATTTTGATAGCGAAAATACAGCGAGTTTACACACAGACCATTTAGTATTAAGAGaaacaaaaattgaagaaatcTCTACGTCGTTTACTCGTGGAATAAATGAGGAAAAGTCACTGCATTTAACAGCagatgaaaataatttcattccTCAAGTTGAATTGCAAGACATCCATGATGATTCGGAAATATCAAATTTAGAACCTATCCCAATTGAGAAAGAAGAGGTAAGATCCATTGCTTGTCCCGTGGTTGATGTGGTAGATGTTAGTGAACCTTTGAACAAATCACAGGAAATGCCACGCCTCGTGAAAGCAAAATCGGGAGCATTGATTGTCCAGTATGCAGAGACAGATCagatgacaataaaaaaaaccatatacaAGACAAACGAAGGGAAAGAAAAAGTGCCTGATAGAAGTAAAGAGAACACAGGACATAATTCACCACGCATTGCCGTAAAAGAAGCGAGTGTCATTTCCAGCGGAATTGACAAATCAAATTCAACTTCTAAAAATAAGGTCGATGAAATCGAGATAAAGGATACCGATCAAGGACACAAAGAGGTTACTGCTCTTAACACACTAAATGAACAAGACAAAATGAACGGAAACAAGGAGGAGCATGTGAAGAAAGCTCAAACTGATACTGATAAAATTCAAACTGATCAAGAAGCGAAAAACCAAAAACTTTGTGAGAGGAAAGATTCTAATGCTTCTGTAAGTTCTAGTTCAGAGTCTTCAGAAACGGATATTAAATTCTATATGAATGGAGAAGAGGTCAAATACccaaaagattttcaaaatgacAAATCGACTGATGGTACCCCAAACTTCTTGGAAATTGATGGTCAGATGATCGACTTAGATAATTTAGAAAATTTAGACAAAGAAACTTACAAAAAAGTTATGGCGGTAGCTTATAATATTgatgttatgtcaacaatatcTGAGGAGCATTCCACAAGTCAAAGCACTGCACATCTCTCAAATAAATAA
- the LOC105344955 gene encoding glutamate-rich protein 3 isoform X2, with product MSHVYEGPLATYNSLTDRNLSGYFSNTRMRRHLRKAGLVNKRGELLSENQYRLNMARKEHKKHVKDMLAQAIVHKSLDMERTRQVEIRRKLEEIAKIELVRRVRSSRGRKGDEEILPYLSPRSSRSASRPETANQQRYRPQSAPSGNHYENVVYVDEHGRELSPNGREDFRTTKAKPQEIDTKHLYALDSAALRKYALQLSRIEQESMSPYLHSPLPTPPRSHRGNRVGSRPRIRSRPRTAEPHRSLSPREKKSAQSSERGSERSYSVSSERDHSLKGTPSRGPRNGYQRRPLNRPRVVEGTLMLHRQEPAMLHQGEVQTLCEITMKYHGPNLTLPRDQYDPTQNISIDQQHCGGNTLTVFKENLKPGDTFSFISRRHRGFPFSLSIFMDGRVDCRVSTCCEYKHAKGVKLGGKMGHFSLLKVEGATPCYKCKLTSKASPRSLKRPPKTQKQPEQLKEEVIVVDRRHVQELSSEVSKSKNKESPKVKEEVKDDVISPEEADEKYDDDFDDDEDEEEEKKDEEKGGQDDSSNNEIHGETIEGLENPCSFEKKSGDKKENEEGEINGKEQNLKTTNKQVRFNAEVQKMGTPESSLSRPEIVNDEDDKAEIEDVKPEDVEDGNPNALVNNEDEGAMDTCDEVSEIETDLESPRKIKENDNMKVEKESESQGDSKKKRNEKDDAENKVIEHDNKPQDKQSDDNYSDDFEGSSESTVISLKDQDEKQKTQDHKNSVPNASRCGEYYDEAYACNGDKLSQHDENACVSVNENAQPNPETISMKSFDEEKKFYVEEDSENEELRQGPLKTTYEDMNIIGPLATLLMKVRRKKREMQSRISVDSESDQDGQKETTSEGFGSSSSLEKESGRLGSQTSLSSLPFENQPNGKKKLQPIVLEKKKRKKKVSSASYLTDSGRISSETNGRARRLSDASIRSFDSHRSVEQALEASQEVVKAVLESQKQMAISIQQVTESSKLVVNSSKEVLESSKQVNESSKQVNESSKQVNESSKQVVEASQQAIDTAMKAINTFKQTEKEFACIVNDNEPTEKVEEAVNVNSTSNQNDDHLIGKEGVVISETEHEANMNTNEEEKVALTFDLRKETDTVEETKYDHSQELEKQPSKRNTKIKQFYLEDFDNLSVEDKFHSISDKDFDMVVSLLDKISDPDTPHKPFKSDVSELHKTNLFDFQDVDILPNRDEINVCDEIHEIFDIPKNSQDQLDGEVQTSVEEMHIPVEYQYTDYSTYFDEQDKRKQGQEHETVKELSLTDAAQCSKENENAYNSSSPFMRQKSENANLFHEESMLTKQRRSQSMPIVVKKKEIEVVKPKTFVYIAKDETLYTETVDVKVREMITDDFSSSTKCSTPRNTLVKEKGETIKFSDDSESSILVHKSSEEDVPLSCASDDQQQDRISLDTSAEADLIVDDLLKTLNSISDPKKEMDCENAQKDEESLLDISIEAGIIVEHVLQKVKLSMGQPCVKESESIDKTSTSNDKKEDTVSIDTTKEAELIVEDVLQRVKSEEMKLFDKHTDGKIRNQEKPITPRTDPDGQVTHCLAEESTVKEHVIYTHGPPETNVKSSPEEEKVYSAESLPKQKEEFSKPRPLKRQEALHNLFEAVDRETTLEIQQNSLTEQNEDDFSLCTSEEASLIVKRVIEGMSNEESRKNDEQINDRSNAVTDSANFDSENTASLHTDHLVLRETKIEEISTSFTRGINEEKSLHLTADENNFIPQVELQDIHDDSEISNLEPIPIEKEEVRSIACPVVDVVDVSEPLNKSQEMPRLVKAKSGALIVQYAETDQMTIKKTIYKTNEGKEKVPDRSKENTGHNSPRIAVKEASVISSGIDKSNSTSKNKVDEIEIKDTDQGHKEVTALNTLNEQDKMNGNKEEHVKKAQTDTDKIQTDQEAKNQKLCERKDSNASVSSSSESSETDIKFYMNGEEVKYPKDFQNDKSTDGTPNFLEIDGQMIDLDNLENLDKETYKKVMAVAYNIDVMSTISEEHSTSQSTAHLSNK from the exons GTTTACGAAGG GCCTCTGGCCACCTACAACAGCCTGACGGACAGGAACCTGTCAGGGTACTTCTCCAACACCCGCATGAGAAGACACCTTCGCAAGGCCGGACTG gtGAACAAACGCGGGGAACTGTTATCAGAAAATCAGTATAGACTCAACATGGCTAGAAAAGAGCACAAGAAGCATGTGAAGGACATGTTAGCTCAGGCCATTGTACACAAGTCGCTGGACATGGAACGCACCCGGCAAGTGGAAATCCGGAGAAAGCTGGAGGAGATTGCCAAGATTGAGCTCGTTAGAAGAGTGAGG AGCTCAAGAGGGAGAAAAGGGGATGAAGAGATTTTGCCGTATTTATCCCCGCGGTCAAGTCGTTCCGCCAGCCGCCCTGAAACAGCTAATCAACAGAGGTATAGGCCGCAAAGTGCCCCCTCGGGAAATCATTATGAGAAT GTTGTATATGTGGATGAACATGGCCGTGAGCTGAGTCCAAATGGACGTGAGGATTTTCGAACAACCAAGGCTAAGCCCCAGGAAATTGATACCAAGCACCTTTATGCT CTGGACTCCGCAGCCTTGAGGAAATATGCCCTTCAGTTGTCTCGTATTGAGCAGGAATCTATGTCTCCATATCTGCACTCCCCTCTTCCCACTCCTCCCCGGAGCCACCGTGGCAACCGCGTGGGGTCACGACCTCGCATTCGCTCCCGCCCAAGGACTGCAGAACCCCATCGCAGTTTAAGCCCAAGGGAGAAGAAG TCTGCACAATCATCAGAGAGAGGTTCCGAGAGGAGCTATAGTGTAAGCTCTGAGCGGGACCACTCTTTAAAGGGTACCCCTTCCCGAGGCCCTCGAAACGGCTACCAAAGACGACCTCTTAATAGACCAAGAGTTGTGGAA GGAACACTGATGCTGCACCGACAGGAACCTGCCATGTTGCACCAGGGGGAGGTGCAGACCCTTTGTGAGATCACTATGAAGTACCATGGGCCTAACCTGACCCTCCCCAGGGATCAGTATGACCCCACCCAGAATATTTCTATTGACCAACAACACTGTGGAGGAAATACCTTGACtgtgtttaaagaaaatctGAAACCTGGTG ACACCTTCAGTTTTATTTCTCGTCGACACCGCGGCTTCCCCTTCAGTCTGTCCATTTTCATGGATGGTCGGGTAGACTGTCGTGTCAGCACTTGCTGCGAGTATAAGCATGCAAAGGGAGTGAAACTTGGCGGGAAGATGGGCCATTTTAGTCTCCTAAAAGTGGAAGGTGCCACTCCATGTTACAA GTGTAAGCTGACCAGTAAGGCTAGTCCAAGATCTTTGAAGAGGCCCCCAAAGACCCAGAAACAGCCTGAACAATTGAAGGAGGAGGTCATTGTTGTCGATAGACGCCATGTACAGGAACTGAGTAGTGAAG TTAGTAAATCTAAAAACAAGGAAAGTCCAAAGGTTAAAGAGGAAGTGAAAGATGATGTTATTTCCCCTGAGGAAGCAG atgaaaaatatgacgatgattttgatgatgatgaagatgaagaAGAAGAGAAAAAGGATGAAGAGAAAG GAGGTCAGGATGATTCTTCAAATAATG AAATTCACGGCGAGACCATTGAGGGTTTAGAAAATCCTTGTTCATTTGAGAAAAAGTCAGgagacaaaaaagaaaatgaagaagGGGAAATAAATGGTAAAGAGCAAAATCTGAAAACGACAAACAAACAAGTCAGATTTAATGCTGAGGTGCAAAAAATGGGAACACCAGAGTCCTCATTAAGTAGGCCAGAGATAGTAAATGATGAAGATGATAAAGCTGAAATTGAGGATGTAAAACCAGAAGATGTAGAAGATGGGAACCCAAATGCTCTAGTAAATAATGAAGATGAAGGTGCTATGGATACTTGTGATGAAGTTTCTGAAATAGAGACTGACTTGGAATCTCCtcggaaaattaaagaaaatgataacATGAAAGTTGAGAAAGAAAGTGAAAGCCAAGGGGAttccaaaaagaaaagaaatgaaaaggATGATGCTGAAAATAAAGTAATAGAGCATGACAACAAACCGCAGGACAAACAATCAGATGATAATTACTCTGATGACTTTGAAGGTTCTAGTGAAAGCACAGTTATTTCCCTTAAAGATCAAGATGAAAAGCAAAAAACACAAGACCACAAAAATTCAGTTCCAAACGCATCCAGATGTGGTGAGTATTACGATGAAGCTTATGCATGTAATGGAGACAAGCTTTCACAGCATGATGAAAATGCATGTGTGTCTGTAAATGAGAATGCACAACCAAATCCCGAAACAATAAGCATGAAGTCATTTGATGAGgaaaagaaattttatgtaGAAGAGGATAGCGAAAATGAAGAACTGAGACAGGGTCCCTTAAAAACAACGTATGAAGACATGAACATAATTGGACCTCTTGCAACACTTCTGATGAAAGtaagaagaaagaaaagagaaatGCAGTCGAGAATCTCTGTTGATTCAGAAAGCGATCAAGACGGACAAAAAGAAACAACTTCTGAAGGATTTGGTTCATCCAGCTCCCTTGAAAAGGAATCAGGAAGACTTGGTTCCCAAACGTCATTGTCTTCTTTACCATTTGAAAATCAGCCTAATGGGAAAAAGAAACTACAACCTAttgttttagaaaagaaaaagagaaagaagaAGGTTTCAAGTGCAAGCTATTTAACTGATAGCGGTAGAATATCATCAGAGACTAATGGGAGAGCAAGAAGATTATCTGATGCTAGTATTAGAAGCTTTGATAGCCATAGAAGCGTTGAACAGGCTTTAGAAGCATCACAAGAAGTCGTGAAAGCTGTCTTGGAGTCGCAAAAACAAATGGCTATCTCAATCCAACAAGTCACTGAGTCATCAAAACTAGTAGTTAACTCTTCAAAAGAAGTATTAGAATCAAGTAAACAAGTCAATGAATCTTCAAAGCAAGTGAATGAGTCTTCCAAACAAGTGAACGAATCATCCAAACAGGTTGTGGAAGCCTCGCAACAAGCAATAGATACAGCAATGAAAGCTATTAATACCTTTAAGCAAACAGAGAAAGAGTTTGCCTGCATTGTTAACGATAACGAACCTACAGAAAAAGTTGAAGAAGCTGTAAATGTTAATTCAACATCAAATCAGAACGATGACCATCTAATTGGTAAAGAAGGTGTCGTAATTTCTGAAACAGAACATGAGGCAAACATGAATACAAATGAGGAGGAAAAAGTTGCTTTAACCTTTGATTTAAGAAAGGAAACGGATACAGTGGAAGAAACCAAATATGACCATAGTCAGGAACTAGAAAAGCAACCGTCTAAACGAAATACGAAAATTAAGCAATTTTACCTAGAAGATTTTGACAACCTTTCTGTAGAGGATAAATTCCACAGCATAAGTGATAAAGATTTCGATATGGTTGTCAGTTTATTAGATAAGATATCTGATCCAGACACTCCTCACAAACCATTTAAAAGTGATGTGTCAGAATTGCACAAGACCAATTTATTTGACTTTCAGGATGTAGATATCTTACCAAACAGAGACGAAATAAATGTTTGCGatgaaatacatgaaatatttgatattccTAAAAACAGCCAAGATCAATTAGACGGCGAAGTACAAACGTCTGTAGAAGAAATGCATATACCTGTCGAGTATCAGTACACAGATTATAGCACCTATTTTGATGAACAGGACAAAAGAAAACAGGGTCAGGAACATGAAACAGTGAAGGAACTTTCACTCACCGATGCTGCACAGTGTTCAAAGGAAAATGAGAACGCATACAATTCATCGTCACCATTCATGAGACAAAAATCCGAGAATGCAAATCTATTTCATGAAGAAAGCATGCTAACAAAACAAAGGCGATCTCAATCAATGCCGATTgttgtaaagaaaaaagaaattgaagttGTCAAACCCAAAACCTTTGTTTATATAGCAAAAGATGAAACATTGTACACTGAGACTGTTGATGTTAAGGTAAGGGAAATGATCACAGATGATTTTTCCTCCTCTACGAAATGTTCAACCCCACGAAACACATTAGTGAAAGAAAAAGGTGAAACCATCAAATTTAGTGATGATTCGGAGTCTTCGATCCTTGTTCACAAGAGTTCTGAAGAAGACGTCCCCTTGAGTTGCGCATCAGATGACCAGCAACAAGATAGAATATCTTTAGACACGAGTGCAGAAGCAGATCTTATTGTTGACGATTTGCTGAAAACCCTTAACTCAATAAGTGACCCCAAAAAAGAAATGGATTGCGAAAATGCACAAAAAGACGAAGAAAGTTTATTAGATATAAGCATAGAAGCAGGAATAATTGTTGAGCATGTATTGCAAAAAGTTAAGTTATCAATGGGACAACCTTGTGTTAAGGAAAGCGAGTCAATAGATAAGACTTCAACATCGAACGACAAAAAAGAAGATACCGTGTCCATAGATACAACAAAGGAAGCTGAATTAATAGTTGAAGATGTGTTGCAAAGAGTTAAATCAGAAGAGATGAAGTTATTTGATAAACATACGGATGGGAAGATCAGGAATCAAGAGAAGCCCATTACACCTCGCACTGACCCCGATGGACAAGTCACACACTGTTTAGCTGAGGAGTCTACTGTGAAAGAGCATGTTATATATACACATGGTCCGCCAGAAACAAACGTAAAAAGTTCTCCTGAAGAAGAAAAGGTCTATTCTGCAGAGAGCTTACCTAAACAAAAAGAAGAATTCAGCAAACCAAGACCGTTAAAGCGCCAGGAAGCTTTGCATAATTTGTTTGAGGCTGTTGATAGAGAAACAACTTTAGAAATACAACAGAATTCACTAACTGAGCAAAATGAGGACGATTTCTCTTTGTGTACGAGTGAGGAAGCATCATTAATTGTTAAGAGAGTGATCGAAGGCATGTCAAATGAGGAAAGTAGGAAAAACGATGAACAGATCAATGATAGATCAAATGCTGTGACCGACAGTGCCAATTTTGATAGCGAAAATACAGCGAGTTTACACACAGACCATTTAGTATTAAGAGaaacaaaaattgaagaaatcTCTACGTCGTTTACTCGTGGAATAAATGAGGAAAAGTCACTGCATTTAACAGCagatgaaaataatttcattccTCAAGTTGAATTGCAAGACATCCATGATGATTCGGAAATATCAAATTTAGAACCTATCCCAATTGAGAAAGAAGAGGTAAGATCCATTGCTTGTCCCGTGGTTGATGTGGTAGATGTTAGTGAACCTTTGAACAAATCACAGGAAATGCCACGCCTCGTGAAAGCAAAATCGGGAGCATTGATTGTCCAGTATGCAGAGACAGATCagatgacaataaaaaaaaccatatacaAGACAAACGAAGGGAAAGAAAAAGTGCCTGATAGAAGTAAAGAGAACACAGGACATAATTCACCACGCATTGCCGTAAAAGAAGCGAGTGTCATTTCCAGCGGAATTGACAAATCAAATTCAACTTCTAAAAATAAGGTCGATGAAATCGAGATAAAGGATACCGATCAAGGACACAAAGAGGTTACTGCTCTTAACACACTAAATGAACAAGACAAAATGAACGGAAACAAGGAGGAGCATGTGAAGAAAGCTCAAACTGATACTGATAAAATTCAAACTGATCAAGAAGCGAAAAACCAAAAACTTTGTGAGAGGAAAGATTCTAATGCTTCTGTAAGTTCTAGTTCAGAGTCTTCAGAAACGGATATTAAATTCTATATGAATGGAGAAGAGGTCAAATACccaaaagattttcaaaatgacAAATCGACTGATGGTACCCCAAACTTCTTGGAAATTGATGGTCAGATGATCGACTTAGATAATTTAGAAAATTTAGACAAAGAAACTTACAAAAAAGTTATGGCGGTAGCTTATAATATTgatgttatgtcaacaatatcTGAGGAGCATTCCACAAGTCAAAGCACTGCACATCTCTCAAATAAATAA